A genome region from Oncorhynchus gorbuscha isolate QuinsamMale2020 ecotype Even-year linkage group LG26, OgorEven_v1.0, whole genome shotgun sequence includes the following:
- the LOC124015293 gene encoding uncharacterized protein LOC124015293: MASITQSSDPEIPDNHKESWLALLAAAEGYCQKSGCDLAILTACKKFWPSVVEGDERKKESGLPAGGRKWDFSYHVWGQGALAESSQRYMDDIAVLHSTSMLTAHRYTRLSAGDGGAKLVVDIPSDRAGLTGECGVGTISPSTTLYSQSYPSIYHSGAVIGQAAGQHGNGEREREMAVMIEEAGRGRDIPGIGDLEEECEEEEDMDERSRNLNETAGVFSMDEDSLSRDCEPFFESDGEEESTDGSLSEDCPPPPRSMAMGQSFSSRHPNPMNMARSLPVSVPVWGFKGNRPHQGEGHSGERAGVADLDHIAASMKALLAPGANDGTEMFGGLPRPRLNTGDFSLKH; encoded by the exons ATGGCCTCCATCACCCAATCATCTGACCCCGAGATCCCAGACAACCACAAAGAGAGCTGGCTGGCACTACTTGCCGCGGCAGAGGGATATTGTCAGAAGTCAGGCTGCGACCTGGCTATTCTTACAGCCTGTAAGAAGTTCTGGCCATCTGTagtggagggagatgagaggaaaaaGGAGAGTGGCTTGCCTGCTGGAGGCCGGAAGTGGGATTTCTCCTATCACGTGTGGGGTCAGGGGGCTTTGGCTGAGTCTTCGCAGCGCTACATGGACGACATTGCGGTGCTGCACTCCACATCTATGCTAACGGCACATAGATATACACGTCTGAGTGCAGGAGACGGAGGAGCTAAACTGGTAGTGGACATACCCTCTGACAGGGCG GGCCTAACAGGTGAGTGTGGTGTGGGAACCATCAGCCCCAGTACCACACTCTATTCGCAAAGCTACCCATCAATCTACCACTCAGGGGCTGTCATTGGCCAAGCTGCTGGGCAgcatgggaatggagagagggagcgagagatggCTGTGATGATAGAGGAGGCTGGACGAGGGAGAGACATTCCCGGAATTGGGGACTTAGAGGAAGagtgtgaggaagaggaggacatggacgAAAGGAGCCGTAATCTGAATGAGACTGCAG GAGTGTTTTCCATGGATGAGGACTCGCTGTCTCGTGACTGTGAACCATTCTTTGAGTccgatggagaggaggagagcactgatg GCTCGTTAAGTGAGGACTGTCCTCCTCCCCCCCGCAGCATGGCCATGGGGCAGTCATTCTCATCCCGACACCCCAACCCCATGAACATGGCCCGCTCCCTCcccgtgtctgttcctgtgtgggGCTTCAAGGGCAACAGACCCCACCAGGGAGAAGGCCACAGTGGGGAACGG GCTGGTGTAGCTGACCTGGATCATATTGCTGCCAGCATGAAGGCCCTGTTGGCCCCAGGAGCCAACGACGGAACAGAAATGTTTGGAGGACTACCTCGCCCTCGCCTCAACACGGGAGACTTCTCCCTCAAACACTGA